The sequence below is a genomic window from Pempheris klunzingeri isolate RE-2024b chromosome 12, fPemKlu1.hap1, whole genome shotgun sequence.
ttcacAATCTGGGATTCAGCAAAACGGGCTGTTAGGACAGaagtttgactttgttttttatccATTCATCATCAATATGTATTagtctgtaaacacacacaggtgttttaGGGAGGATCATTTCAAGTGTCCCAATGAATCCAAGTTACCAAAGACATTAAGGCACCGGGCACTTcttcagacagacaaagagctTTCAAGCCAGCCACTTCCAGTTGGCGCACATGAGGTAACTGCAAGTGCTGCAGCTCTACGGTGACACATAAGGCCATCAGTACAACAGGGTGTGTAATTGGTCTATAGCTCTTATTACATATCTGAAACTAGAGGTTGCTTTAAAGATTTGAGGTTTGGCAGAGTATTAATTTAATAACATTTAAGGATACTGTATTCCCTGGAACAAGAGAGAACCCTATAATGGGCCACATCTCTGGTTCACGTCCAGGTGCTGtctcgctccctccctccatgtTTCATGCATTAGTTCAGTGCTCTTATCCGTGTAGTTACTGTGGCTGCTACTACATAGACTATGTTGGTCTTGGTGttggcttcttcttcttgtgtaaTACTTGTTGTCAGTTGTTATTAATGATTATTAGACATGAATGATCAGAGCCTTTCAAATGTAAGCAAAATGAGTATTGCACAGCATTTAGTATGATGTCATTATGTGGACAGAGTTTTTATGAGCACCCCTGTCAATACTATGTCGGGAAATAATGTGAATCATGATACCAGTAACTTGATTCCATAAAGCATTGGTAATATAATTACCAATAATGGTTATGTAAGCCATGTAGGTAATATTCCTGCTTGCATTTGTTTGTTGTGAGTACACTAACAGCATGCCTACACCACCCAGACACAGCAAAACCCTTTTCCCCCACTCATGGGAAAAAAAGCTATTATTTTatcactgctgctttattttgctTCTGTCCCAGTGACAGCTGTGGTTGTCAGTCTGTTAGTACGTATGTGTATCCATCCGCCTGTCCCATACTCATTAATGCAATATCCGAGGAACACCGTaagggaatttcttcaaatttggcacaaatgcCCTCTTGAACTCAAGGAGGAACTGATTTAAATTTGGTtttcaaaggtcactgtgatcTCGCATAACTGAAGAATTCATACGGTAATTATGACAAAATAGGATATAATGAAGTCATGAGGTATTATTCCACTTAAATGTGATGACAATGGGCACAAGAGAGCTCCTGAAGCACCCGGTTTTAGACCATGGTGAGGTGATCTGGTGGTTAAATGACCTTCCCATCTGGCAGAACGGATGAGCAGGGTTATCCAAGATGACGTTCATTTCgtcttctgtcctcctctccagcGCTGCCTCCACACTGCCCAGTTCTTACCCGACCAAGTCATAATGCCACCACCCCAGCACGCCGCTGCAAAGAGCAGAGCACTGGTTAACATAGACTGATAAACAGAATCCTGTACACACTGAATTATTGTAGTCTCCTCAGTAAGAACAGGCTGCTCTGTCCTTTCCTGAAGAGggctttagtttttttttttattgatttggaCCCTACGGTGCTTGTATCAGTCCGTTATTACTTCCCCTTCTTGAATTACAATCAGAACAAGGGTCCTCCTTTTCCACCACAAGCTCATTGCTTTTGCTGATATTGAGCTTCACGTGACTGTTTTGTTGCATCGTATGATGACCTCCCTGTACTGCTCTGTAAAAATAGCCTCTGATTAAGAAGTTTGTCATTGCAAATTATTCTGGAATACTGGAAtcagaaaagtcagaaaatacaCTTAATACCTTATCAATTCCTTTGATAAGAGTTGAGTTTGGACAAACATtgatgtaaactgcaacttgactggTTGGCAGAGGCATATATCTGTGAGGCAATGATTCTAatttatcaataaaataatgaaaccaAATGATGTATGATGTTATCATCACATAGAATGCTGCTTCGCGTAATCCTAGACTAAAAATGGTAGCCTACAACCATTTTGAATAATGCAGATGTACTGCACCAAACATtaatttgcatgtgtttgtaggGGGATAGAGTTCTTCATTACTTTAAACTGTCCTGGTGCTCCAATGTTTTTTATGCTCGTAATTAATTTATACAAGAGGCTTGAGTTAAGTGATGAAATAGCCGCTGTAATTTTAGAATTCCATCGagggaaaaatactgaaaatgcaCAGTACATTTGAGAGCACTGTGGTATAAtctgactgtttctgtctgtctgtctctgttctgcAGCCGAAGAAGTCAGCAAAGGTAAAACCACGGCTTCCTGTCAGCCCACATCCCTGCAGTGGCACTCTAGGACCTTCCAGCACACGACACCATCATCGCCTCTTTCGTTCGCTCCCCCAGATCAACCAGCCTTGGCAGTCAAATGCACAACTACCTCCAATCGTAGACCATAAATCCATAGTCCACTCCCCGCCCAATGCTGCTGATACCTCTGCCCACCTGTCCATTCCTAGACGACCCCCTCCCTCGTTCTCCTCGCCTTCTTGTTATATGCTTCAGGAGGAGGAGCCATGGGAGGAATGCCCACCATTTGCAAAGATCCGGTCCCCTCCCAAAGTGTCCCGGTTGGACATTGGCAGCACCAGGTTGATGAGGGACTGTGTGTACCCTCAGCTCCCTCCACTGTGTATCAGGGGGCCACCTGAAGCCACCTTTGACCCCGCTGAGCCAGCAACAGAGGCAGTCGGGCTGGGTTTGTTAGAGGAAACTGCTGGGCTGGTGGTGCCAACACAGCCTGGAGCTCCATTTGGGGAACTAACAGACCCTCTGAGTCTGGATGTGTCCACCCAGCCAGAGGGAGGCCGTCGGTCCCTTGAGGTTGGGGCGCAGCACCCGCTGCCACTCTCCCCCTCCCCACTCAGTACCTGGACACTTGGTGCAAGTGACACTCTCACCAGCAGAGCTGATAGGACACAGCTTGGCACATCATTTAATATCAGCCCTCCCCCTCCATtacccacctccacctctccatcCTCTTCTGCCAGGCCGCTGCCTCAGCCTTTTGATTCCACTCTCTCCTGTTTACAGTCCAACTTTCAAGCACAATCCGCAGGACAAGTGAAGCCAGGCAGCACatgccctctctcctccaccacctcgtCAGCTCATCCGCCACGCCTTTGTGGTGTTAAAGTAGAGTCACCTGGCAAGAGGCCAGAGCTTATCTCCAAGAGGGAAGCAAGGGGCATCACTAAGATGGCCAACCAAGCCTGTAAGGAGCCACTGGGGTCTCTGAACAACTCAGAACTCTTGGCTTCTCTCTCCACAAGGGCTCCGGACAGCAACAGCAGGGACACTCTTGGAGGGAGTCTTGGACTTGCACTTGCATTGCCTCCTGCCACTGCTTCAGGACAGGGCAGCCTTGGCTCCAGACTGCCATCCATCCCAACTAACAGACTCCTTCAGGATGATCTTATAAGACAAATGTCACCTTTGCACCGAGCAGCAGCTTCTTACATGGTGAGCACAGATAAGTGTCAATACTTGCTGCTAAGATTAGATTTTTGTTATTGGTTTAATGttcaatttgtttgttttgaagctTTTATGTGATTTATGAACTAAACAATTTATTCTCCGACTTTAATTTGAGTAATACCCAGGCTATGCTCATCCAAACCCACAATTGTAGCGGATGcttaaaagtaaaatagaagTGGATTGTGTGAGATTCTTTAATATACCTGTCACAGCATTATCTTTATGACATTTGGTGAATTGTTCAAAATAAGATATCAAGCAGGTTCATCACATCGATTCGAATTACTTAACCATAATCATAGATTTTCAAAAGCTGCATACATTGTATTGGAAGGAATTTTAAGTGTCAAGATCCAATTGATCAGTTATTAAGAGGCGAGAATTGGCTGCCAGGAGGTCACACATTTTGCCACGAGATGAGGATATAATAGTCTCCCAGCCCTAAAACAATGCACACAGtctattgataaaaaaaagaaaatacctaTAGTGTTTGTCTGTTGTAATTGTTTTCTAAATGCAGTAGCTGTAACAGACCACATCAGGTTTTAACCTATATGTGACAAGGTGTTTGGTATTCTGCATGAAATGTTCAATTAGTACAAGACACTGTACATTTCCATTTCAGTGCTTCACCGATGATGATATTGACTGCTTCCAGCTCTTCTCcagcacatttttcaaaaatctGACTTATCTCAAGAAAAGCCACagcaattattttattgatttttcgtgttgctgttgttttctcagGCCACCAACAGTCTTGCGTCAGCTGGGGGAGTCATGACTACATTTGGGAGAACAGGTAAGGGAGATGCATGAACGTCTTTGTTTTCATGAAGTGCTAGTGTATATggtactagtgtgtgtgtgtgtgtatacggaCAGATGAATTCAAGGCCACCTGTTGTACTTTGAAAGTGTTGCGCGCTCCGCAGTGCACACATTATGCCCAAACAGTTCTGAACTAAGATGCCATTCTTGAAAGGTACATTCACATACGGAGAAGATGATATGTGAAAGCCTTCAGTGCATGCTGTATGAGCATCACAACAAAGCACCGCAGAGgctttaaatattcatgactgCTACAACTGCAGAAGCAGCACACATAACTGAAAGCGTCGGGcctacacacaagcacactcacTTATTTATGTCGGCCACTGATACGCTAAGACTACACACAGAGAATATGGATAAATGTGCGTGGATCAATACACCACACGGTGAGTCGAGCCACTCCATTGTCCTCTACCACTGGTCAGTTTTTTATCTGGGTTTCTCGCAGGCTGAGAACTTGAGCATTTGAGGATATCCAGAGAAATTTGAAAGGAATAAATAATACTAATGCACACGGACACTTTTGGTGGGAGCCCAGTGTATTTATTTCCATCCATCAGAGACAATAAGTATGCCGACTGGTGTTCACACCCCCATCAGTTATTCAAAAAAGATTCACTCAGTCCAcaagcttgttttgtttgttcctgATTGGACTCATGGCATCTGTTTATTAAAAGTAAAGTCTGAAATTTCTCATTTACATATTATTTAGAATGTTTTGAGATACTCTTAATTAcagcttttctgctttttgaGGTTGCCTTCACCAGCACTTTAAACACCTACACTGTTTTGCTCATTCGTCCACATATTTGCCCTCAAGCGCAGTCAGAATATGTAGTGATTCTTGTAAACTCCAGTGTCAGTGGGGTCCAAATCTGGACCCTGGAGGGACCACTCAAGGACAGTCAGACCTAAATCTACTTGTTGTTGTCCTGATTATGTTGTGCAGAACAGTGAGTCATCCGTCCACTCCACTTGTGTTTGCtcttgacaattttttttttccagttgtcTGACTATATTTGACATCATTCATGGGTTCCTCAATCAGGACATTTTCCCCTTCAGCCTGATTACTGTAGGGATAAGTTGGCCATTTGTAAGCAACTAACTGCTCTGAGAATCAACATCTGAATCAACCAGTACATATTTTGGCAATGCTTTATTTTTCAACTCTGTAAATTCCTAATAATTTTCCAGAACTTCCTGGGAGGAACTAGATCACTTGTGTGATGTAATTTGCTTTTAATTACTGGGAAAATTGAGACAGTGTTGAGTCAGAAGGTTTACAGCAGTaaagaaatgatgaaagaaaTTATTTTCTCGACAAAAATTATGACCTCTTATTTCTTAGAAGGAAACTTCTATGGAAATTATTAGGAAAGTACCAACTGGTAAAACAGGCCATATTTTAATTTGATCTGTTACCCATTGTGCTCACCAGCCTTCGCAAACATCTTCGGTGACTGAACTgcagagcacaaacaaaacacggTCAGCAATTTATAAGAAGGTATAAGCAAGTGAAACAAACTGAGATACGTTAAGTTAAATAGAGGTACATTTGTCTCTCTTGGTGCTGTGTTTCTACGGTGCTGCTTTGTGtgcaaaaaaatttaaaaaatgtgatggGGACAGCccttaaataaatataatcaatCCAAGCTAGTCTACCAAACAAGAGAAGGTGGAAAATGTTCTTGGGTCTGAATATATTTGAACCCACTGTATGGTAGCAGATTAAAGTGCACAAGACAAATAGAAATCCAATCCCACGCCCAGCTGCTTGACAGCGAGCTTCCTGTTCCCGCATCACACAGCTGTCAGTTTCATCTGTATGTTCTCGTATCCCCACAGCCCGCAAACCTAGTCGAGCTGCTTGCTTCCACTGACATGATTGTCACAGTACAAGCTGACATAGACTAGTGCTCcttgacattttctgaaatCACTACAGGTAATTGTTCTTAATGGCAAACCCTGAAAGAATCCTGCGACCCCTTTTGAAATGGACATCGACAATCAGCCTCACCATTTAAAGTTTTGCAAAGTCACCACTGTTGACATCTAGTTTAACCGACtacaattatttcaaaatgcaaTCATAAGACAAGCTTGAACTGAATTGTCAGGAAAGCCTATAGAAAAGCCGTGAATGTGACAGCTTCCTCCCACTAATGGTTCAGGATGCATGTGAGCTGTGGATCAATTGCAAAGGTTTGCCACCATAGTTTTACTGCTGTTACTTTTGACGGTGAGAATTTTTAAAATCTCGATGCAGAGGTGCAGTGATACAGACATGAcagatgccaaaaaaaaaactagtgtGTGCTCATGTAATCGGGGCCTGTTGATTCCCaacaaatgacaaagaaaaaaagaaaagcgcAGTGAAAGTCATGGCCAGCGgtggaagcagcagaagaacTTCAAAAGGGCTCCGCCGATCAGAAAGATGATCCCATCCGTGACTCAAAACTGTGATATGATTCAAACCGTTAGCTTTGTGATCTGTTGCACCACTagtttgaactgtttttcaGGGATTCTTTTCTGGCAGTTTTGTCCTGTGGGTATCGGCTAACGTTAAGCAGACCTAATGCATTATATAAAAACACTCTGCTTGTGCTCATTGGAATGGCAAAGCTAAGTGAATCGGTGATGACTGACAGTTTTGCAGAAATGTGCAGAGAGAATTGAAAACATATTGCATTTCTGGCCACACTCCTTTGTGATTTTCCCTGCAGGTGTTTTGCCTTTTGACAGCTGGTGGAAAAACTGCTGGCGTGTGGTCAGAGGTGCAACATGCCTCAAAGTACTAAATAGAGAGGAGTGcacttttcctcccttttatggtttttgtgttgatttaaCCTTTTTTAATGCTTCATGATTTCATTGATACGTTTAGCTTGAGCAAAGTCGGTGAAAGCAAAGAGCTttgtcagaaaatgtcaaatctCTCACCTGGAAATGAAATGGTATAATTTATAGAGTCATGCTACATGATCGGACCGTGTGTACAGATTCAACCACATACAAAGCTTTTCTTTACACTGCCATATTTCTTTACAATACAAAATGTTTCCTGTTCTCCCAGGCACTCCAGCATACCATCTACCTCCAGTCAAGGCTCCCACAGGCAGCAAGAAGAAGAGCTCCAAGCACTGCTTCCTCTGTGGCAAGAAGACTGGCTTGGCCACCAGCTACGAGTGCAGGTACAAGAGCCTCCACCATTTCCACCAGCTGAACTAAATGAAATCACTCTCTATTTGTCGTCCTTCATGTAGAAAGAGGTCTTTTCCTGGTtcatcattttgtctctcatccATGTCTCAAGAGGAAACGCGTCTCTGTTCACTGCTTGTTCTGCCACAAAGTGTTAACGTTATCAAAGTTCCCCCCCCACAACATCAATCTGGATCACATCCCTCTCTGGGGCCGTGTCCAGGGCATACACACTGAATCTGATGCAACAGTATGTAACTCCTTTCTCTTAACACCAGCCACTTGAAGTGATGGAGCCATTTACAGCGGAGCTCCCAACTGTGttcaaaagagaaagagatagcAGTTTAGTCAAATGATAAACTTCTGTGATTAAATAAGTGATGTAATTCACTCAGTGTTAATActctttaatgaaataaattgaaGGTCTGAAATGGTGTTTTTACTAAAGGACAAATAGACGGATTAGAGCTCATAAGTAGGCTTTCAGTCTAAAGAAGAGTCTCTGCAGAACAGCCTGATAACTGAGCAGATGATGTTTGCTGATGTGGaaactgaaatgtttattttctttttttttttttttttatacatctgtttatttaaatctttCAGATGCGGTCACAACTTCTGTGCCACCCACCGCTACGCAGAGACGCACGACTGCACCTACGACTACAAGAGTGCCGGACGGCGATATCTGCAAGAGACCAACCCTCTTATCAGCGCTCCCAAGCTGCCTAAGATCTAGACCCTACAACCCTCACCTCTCATAAGGGACGACCTGAGGACCCACAGGTTACTGACTGAACGGTAGAGCTTCAGTAAAGTCATTTCTAGCAGAAAGAAGAAGGAACTTATTCACcactgtgtgctttttttttttatcagccaAGTTTGcttaaaattcaaattaaacattctGTAAAGCCAAGTGTGGACGAACGAGTAGACTGAAGTGGCACAGAACTACTTATCCCCTCTTGACAATGTGAAGATGTTTATCCTTTTTATCTGTCACCTTGTTCTTTTTCCATCTcctaaacaacaaaataacaaaaaaacctGTGCATGTATGTTGGTAGTTTCTGCTAAATATATCTGCTGCACGTTCAgacatatcttttttttttttttttctgttcttcttttttaacAGGACCGCTAATGACTTTTCATTCGACAAGTCTTTTGACAGATGCACTTTAGAACTAtcatatttatacatttaccTTTCCTTATTGTGGGGGGGAAGGATACTTaaatttctgtgtttgtcttatGAAGTGTTTATGTTGTCGTCTTCCAGATTTTTATATTCTGCACCTCTAAGCGTCTTTCTTACATGGGCACATACGACATCACTAATGAAATCTTTCTTAAGAGAACAGTACACCCACTTATTGATGAAATACGTAATATTTATTAATGAATACTACTTATTTAAATTTGGTTTTGAAATAGCAAGTATGCaatgtgtgtaggtgtgaatgtCAGTTGTAATCTGTAATCCTATCAAGTAAACTGTATTAGGATTGGGGGGGGGTGGTTGtgatatttatgtgtttaagtAAGGTGgttgccataaaaaaaaaaatcttttgtaaGTCTTTTTTATTACTCAGCTGTTGCAAAAACTTTAAATGCTGTTATAGTATCTACAGGGGTTTGATCTAATAAAGTTTCTTTCCGTACATACTGTACGTCACTGACTCATCTGGGTGTTTAAGTCCGGCAGCTTCTAATCATATTTCCGATCGGTTGATTGTTCTTATATGTAACTGATGGTCCCGCTGTAATTTCCTCTCATGTCTTTGCGACTTCCCCAAGTCATCAGTTCCACACTGAATGTCTGACCTTTCCTGCTGCGCATCCTTAATAGTTTTCATATTACTGTGAAGAAGATGAGAAACTGTCTGTTTGTTAACACTGACTCATTCTTCTCACAGCACCTTGTCTTCCCGACTCAGACCCGCAGCTAGTTCCTTAGCAACAAGCCCCAAGTCTCCTAATTCTGGCCAAAGTTGGGTCTGACATAGTTAAGGGCGACATCTTGTTAGGTCTTCCTTAATTAGCACTGTGTCACCATCTCAGGATCTAAACCTGTGATCTTcttactgggcttttatctgCTAATTTCTCTTACTCAGTAGGTTTCCTCTAAGTGCCACAACACATTTACAGCCGTAACATTAAAAGAACGCAAGCTTATGTGTGAACTGATAATTCACTCTAGGAAttgttattgtttgtgtgtcaaatGATTAACAGTAAATGTTGGATAACACTCAAGGAAAACATAAAAGCTCTTTTAAATATAATCACACAAAAATCCAATATTCAGTCTCCACATGGTCAAACCTTTCAGATCTGGATCTCACTGGACTGATCCCACCGCGCCCTCTGCCACTGGTTTACTTTCTTAACTACAGTGTCTACATATTAATAAATTTGTCAGCGAGAGCTCTTCAAAACCGCTGTTTGTTTATgagcacacatgcaaaacacaaactaaTCCTGGAGCGCAGATAAAGCTGCAGTCGGTAAATATGACAACACTGTGTaatcagagacagaaatatgttGTCTGTCTTTGCTGCTGAATCAGTGCTTAGAAATGTTGGAATGAAACATGAGGGTGCAGCCAGTTAATCATTTGCTTTTAGTTTTGGATTCTGTTCCTGTGCAGCAGACAAACCCTGACCTGAGTCACATCTCAGTGTTTTTATCCTCACTTTCCTCCTTCATGTTGTCTCGCTTTGATCCAAGATAATTGGTCTGTGCGGCATATACTGCTGAAACAACGCTCAGTCGCTTGGCAGATAAATGCACCTCAACATGGAGAGGggcatctttttaaaaaagggtgGAGTTTACAGGCTTCTCTAGATtaattttagaaaaatacatCATGCTAATTTTATTCTCAAACTCCtcagtgcagctgcaggaagtaTCATTTTTATCGTGCAAAGTCATGCATGTCCAGTCAGTAGGCTGTATTTTGAAACTTTCTCACGTAGCTTACTGAATGTGGTGAATGCAATActacattttattataaaaataaggATCATAAGTCAATTTACTAGCCACCAGGAGTATTACATGGTGGAGCCAAGCAGTGTAAAGACTAAAAGATTTCATATAATATACCCACATTTTTCAACTTTAATAtcgtatatataatataatagtttttaatagaaaaaaacaaatgggaaAAGGATGAGTGACCCTTAATAGTTCCTATTGTAGCCTATAGTGCTGCGGCACgcagagaaacactgaagagACTTCACGTTTCTTCACGTCTGTGCCACCAGAAGTCTGAGCAGAAGATTGGGACTGACGCTCAGCCTGGGAAAACAGTGGCATGACGTTTTCTGAGGCTCCGCAGAAGCTTTGTCAAGTCCAGTAAAcagtaaatctttttttttacatcacaaattggggtgtggagtttgaaagatgtgAGTCTGGACGGCGGCAGCAAGTCAAGTgagatccagtgtttttg
It includes:
- the zfand4 gene encoding AN1-type zinc finger protein 4 gives rise to the protein MTDRKEPPFFNDDSVGAFHYKLPFYDTMELFIETLTGTCFELRVLPFEAVISVKAKIQRLEGIPVAQQHLIWNNLELDDEHCLHDYGISEGCTLKLVLAMRGGPINTRRVTMEDPVKEVADLMESTKEEGWEKSLSNKQVTFVVYREGDQLNFFRVVDRGDGTLTPLSDSLSVGSVYNVCAEEEEDGESPAAALQSLENSITMNKMKLLKAKMEDMNLNKKPKKSAKVKPRLPVSPHPCSGTLGPSSTRHHHRLFRSLPQINQPWQSNAQLPPIVDHKSIVHSPPNAADTSAHLSIPRRPPPSFSSPSCYMLQEEEPWEECPPFAKIRSPPKVSRLDIGSTRLMRDCVYPQLPPLCIRGPPEATFDPAEPATEAVGLGLLEETAGLVVPTQPGAPFGELTDPLSLDVSTQPEGGRRSLEVGAQHPLPLSPSPLSTWTLGASDTLTSRADRTQLGTSFNISPPPPLPTSTSPSSSARPLPQPFDSTLSCLQSNFQAQSAGQVKPGSTCPLSSTTSSAHPPRLCGVKVESPGKRPELISKREARGITKMANQACKEPLGSLNNSELLASLSTRAPDSNSRDTLGGSLGLALALPPATASGQGSLGSRLPSIPTNRLLQDDLIRQMSPLHRAAASYMATNSLASAGGVMTTFGRTGTPAYHLPPVKAPTGSKKKSSKHCFLCGKKTGLATSYECRCGHNFCATHRYAETHDCTYDYKSAGRRYLQETNPLISAPKLPKI